Below is a genomic region from Bdellovibrio bacteriovorus.
GAAGCCGTCGCTGCGATTGCGCCAGAAGATCAAAAGATCGCTTGGACAGGCGCAGTTTCAGAAATCAAAGCTTCGGTGACGGCTCAGCAAAAGCCTTCTTTGGCTGAGATGGAAAAAGCGCGCACAAACTTGAAACAAAATCCATTTACAGTGAGCGCGATCGAAGAAGCGATTGCTGTAGAAAAGAAAGCTCAACGTAAGAGCATGGTCGAGTACCTACAGGGACGTTTAGCAACACTGGCTAAAAAAGACGGTGAAGTGAAGGGGGACAAACAATGATGAAATACGCATTGATGATGGTTTTGGTTGTAACATCCACAGTGGCATTTGCCGCTCCGGACGCAAAACCGGCAAAAAAGACTGACATGAACTTCGAAGACCTATTGGTCAGCGGTCAGTACCACTTTTCTGACGAAGCCGTGACGACAGTGGAAGAAGATAAAGTATTAAACAGCTTGATTGGCGTTAGAGCAGACTTCAAAGACCGCATGAAACAATCAGCGACTTTGGGTGAGGTGAAGGGCAAATGAATCTTAGACTCATTTTAGAAGACAATGCAGGAAATGTGACTCGTCAGATTCCGGTAACGGAAAAAAAGGCGCAGTTGATTCAACGTTCTGACACGAAACGTTTGGAAGTAGTGACTGACACTGCGGCTTTGACGAAAGAAAAAATCAAATTTTCAAAACTAGCGGATCTAGATTTTGACGAAATGAAGAACAAGAAATTCCCACTGGGTAATTTCGGATCTCTTCGTCTGGTCGAAGCGATCGAAACTGTTCCTGTGGACGGTTCTGTTCGTGCGGATGAAAAGAAAGACTTGAAAGCTTCTATGCTTTTGGCTTTCGCGATTCTTCTTCTTTTGATCTCGATCATTAAGTTCGCGCCAAAAGAAAACGCGAAAGTGACTGAAGAATTGAAACAACAAGTTGTTAAAATTGTTCAGACAAAAGAAATGAAGCGCAAGACTGTGGCTCCGACAAACAATATGGCGGCAGATCCTACAGCGACTAAAATGCCAACGAAACGTGCGGAACTGGTAAAGCGCTCTGGAGCTCTTTCCGCTCTGGGCAGCCTTCGTTCTGGTAAACAACGTGGGGGCTTGAACTTAGGTGCCGTGAATACAACTGCAGGCATCGGTCTGGGTGGTACAGGTGGCAGCGGTGGCGTGCAAACGTCACTTTACGGTAAAGGTATTACTTCCGCACCTCTAGGTACGGGTGGAAACATCCAAGGTGGTGGCGGCTACGGAACAAAAGGAAAAGGCGGCGGCCAAGCGGGTTACGGCAGCCTTTCTTT
It encodes:
- a CDS encoding AgmX/PglI C-terminal domain-containing protein → MNLRLILEDNAGNVTRQIPVTEKKAQLIQRSDTKRLEVVTDTAALTKEKIKFSKLADLDFDEMKNKKFPLGNFGSLRLVEAIETVPVDGSVRADEKKDLKASMLLAFAILLLLISIIKFAPKENAKVTEELKQQVVKIVQTKEMKRKTVAPTNNMAADPTATKMPTKRAELVKRSGALSALGSLRSGKQRGGLNLGAVNTTAGIGLGGTGGSGGVQTSLYGKGITSAPLGTGGNIQGGGGYGTKGKGGGQAGYGSLSLVGSAGGAPVPLGAEAEVAQGLDRSAIDEVIRRNLGQVRFCYEQALQGTPNLSGRVAMGFTIGGNGLVKSASVENSSMANKGVEDCITMRLKTWKFPVPQGGVDVKVTYPFVLRRQGQG